One segment of Paenibacillus sp. FSL R7-0337 DNA contains the following:
- a CDS encoding LysE/ArgO family amino acid transporter, which yields MVQAILHGMILAFGLILPLGVQNIFVFNQGAQHARFRSVLPVVLTAAVCDTLLIAAAVGGVSLVILSLRWVTPVIHGAGILFLAFMGWRIWRSAPAKDESGRLSPKGQILYALSVSLLNPHALLDTVGVIGTSSLQYEGAVRWTFAAATVAVSWLWFLGLAAVGRQLGRLAASGKVMKGLNTVSALLIWAIAVYMGVQLWGLLYG from the coding sequence ATGGTACAGGCCATTCTACATGGAATGATCCTGGCCTTCGGGCTGATTCTGCCGCTGGGCGTGCAGAATATATTCGTCTTCAATCAAGGGGCGCAGCATGCCAGATTCCGCAGTGTGCTGCCTGTTGTACTGACGGCAGCGGTATGCGACACACTGCTTATCGCTGCCGCAGTCGGCGGAGTCTCCTTGGTCATTTTATCGCTGCGCTGGGTCACACCTGTTATACATGGCGCGGGCATTCTGTTTCTCGCCTTCATGGGCTGGAGAATCTGGCGCTCCGCTCCGGCGAAGGATGAGTCGGGCCGACTCTCACCGAAGGGGCAGATCCTCTATGCGCTGTCAGTATCCCTATTGAACCCACATGCCCTTCTGGATACGGTGGGCGTGATCGGGACCAGCTCGCTGCAATACGAAGGGGCGGTGCGCTGGACCTTCGCGGCGGCGACAGTGGCCGTCTCCTGGCTCTGGTTCCTCGGTCTTGCTGCAGTGGGCCGCCAGCTCGGCAGGCTGGCTGCTTCTGGCAAGGTCATGAAGGGGCTGAATACTGTTTCCGCCCTGCTGATCTGGGCGATCGCCGTCTACATGGGAGTCCAGTTGTGGGGCCTGTTGTATGGCTAA